In the genome of Salmo trutta chromosome 39, fSalTru1.1, whole genome shotgun sequence, the window AGGAAGGATAAGGCTAGGCAGTTGGGACAAGTTTAGCCTGTTCATGAAAACCAATGTTCTCTTTAAAATAAATGCAGTCGAGTGGGTCATTATTTTCTCCCCCCAAGAATCAGGCTTTCTTTGCTGCCATCTGACTGTCTGTTGCTCTGCCTCTTGGTTCCAGTCCTCTTCTCTATTTGGCTAGCTAGCCATGTTCAGAAGCAGAGAAGGTATCTGTGTGCTTTAGCTGGGGCTTTTTATAGGCCAGCCTAGATTCCtgccagtgttttttttttttttttcttcagcccGCCTGTCCTGTCAAGGACTGTGCCATTAGATAAAGTTACTACTGGGCTGTCTGTCTGACTACTCTTCCAGAAGAGTCCTGGGCCCGGCTCAAATGCACAATAAACAAGTCCCTTAATTGACACGTTTGCAAACATCTTTAAGTAGAATTACAGAAGGCTGTAAACATTTTGGAGTACTTTTGAATGCATTTGATATTCTGAAAAAAGATCAATGACATTATGTGAAATATTATGCCATTTATAATTATCTAGCTAGCATGCAAAAATGTAGGAATAATTGGTACAAGGATATTTAGACAAATGCTTTGCAGTGTTTCCTCTATTAATTTAGCAGTGTTAGCCTCCGCTGCTAAATCGTTGCCGCAACTCCAAAAAATAGGGGCATCTATTGGTTTTGAGTTGCTCTGCTAGTTTAAGAACACGGCagaagccatggcaaaatgtgtagaattgcaggaaattagctttaaaaataaCAAATGTATCTCGGGCCCCATGTCAATGTGTAGAATGGTGAGAAAATTACTTTGTGTATATAatttatatacatttatttttttacagctaAATTGTCTTTGAGAGGGACTTTAACATTTTTGGTCTTATGCCATTGGCCACGCCCACTACAATGCTAACTTTGCCATCGCTGCTGAAGTAactcctaggggaaacactgtgctTTGATATGATCTGTTTTCCCACTCTTTTCCTTTTTGTGGTGATCTTGGATTTGTACCATGTCAGTTACCATACATTTCTCCATGTATTGACTTGCGCTGACCCCCTGTGTTTTCACGCTCCTGGTGTCTCAGAGCTCTCGGTTCCTCAGCTCAACCAGGAACTACAGTAGCTCTGACAGCCGCCACTCCAGCTGGAAATCCCCTCTGACTACCTCATCCGTCTCCTACGATCGCTCCTGGGCTGAGTCCTCACTGAGCAGCCGCAGCAAACTGGTAAACTCACCATAGAACGGGATCTTGTTCATTAGGGCACGAAGCtaatatatggaattgttttaacatGGTCATACCGtgaatcatttagctatttgatttagaattttaggacccctttagatatcaataaaaaaaaaaaaagatattggCTAAAATATAGAATTTGGCCTATACTATTATATTCAAACAAatttgaataaaacattttaataaattattttgaCTGTCTTTTGCCATTTATCATAAGGATTAAGGTTTTGAAGtgcctgtcctatatctaggagatatgaAAGAGCttgggaaatatatttttttacattttaacctatatttaaccccttaccttcagatgagtctttgGCACTCATGGGGGTTGTAAAGCGAAACTGAGAACACCATCGTTTGAGTCTCCCTTAGTTTGGACGCTACGTTTAGTGAGAAccgattttgtatttatttttattattattattattattattattttatatatatattaaaaaaaaaaaaaatttcagggatgtctcatggtctgaccgacaccgctgtagctcttccaccacagatgcggaagggcgacctaggcggatgtggtggattgagatgcagcccatgctatcgctatcttaaactgacagattttgatttattttaaattgttACTTAGATTACACGTGCGTCAATAGACTTAAGGATTAAACAGTTTGCCTTTTAGGTTTTGATAGTGATATTACTGATGCGCAGTGCCACGTTTCAAGTTCAAAGTGCCGTTCAAGCCCATTTTGATCCATGTGATGTTATTCTGTGGGTTGTTTTATCAGACTGATTCAGAGCGACGACTGGGGACGTACTCGGGACTTCTCAGCAACACAACTGATGATGGGGATACCAAAAGGGCCAAACTGTCCTATACCAACAGAGCTGCATATACAAGAAGCCCCTCCTCCTCTGTGACTGGCTCTTCCTACTCGAGCAGTGTCCTCAACAGAGACTCTGGTATCTGACCCCTGGTTCAAGAGTTCAAATGTTTTCAGTCTCTTTCCTTGAGCCCTTTTTAATGTATGAAAATACctgtcaaatgttttttttaagtgaACTTTTCCTTTAAGTATACCGCTGTCAGTTTCCATACACTTGATGAGCGCAGGTCTTGTGATAATCATGCATAAAATCATTACCGTTGCTTTGAGTGATAATAATGATATTAAATCTTCTGTTAAACTTATGACATTGATTAAGCATCTTAATGATTCTTAAAATCCTTCGAGGTTCAGCCAACTTATCTTTTCTATCCTGCAGCTGAATAACAAACTGGCACCTTGTGTTTAGATTCGTCGTCGTGGAAGTCGTACCGGCCTCTGTCCAGGtcgtcctcctcttcttcctcctcctcttcttcctcagagCCCCTGTGGTCCAGAAGGGAGCTGGAGAAGAGGACTGAGGGGAGGAGTCTGTCCAGTGTGGCTGACACCAGCTATAGGAGCTCTGGACTCAGCTCATCCCTGTGTAcgttcttacacacacacatagtgacTCGTTTGTGTGCGTTGACTTACAAATCTATTGACACATTTACGCACACGTTCAATCATAAAACTGAAACCACTATATACTCGCACGCAAACATAATACTGACACGCATGCAACCGCTAATCTGGACATGTTTGTTTTAGACTGGCCAGACCGTGTGACCTCCACCTATGCCCAGGGGGCACGGCCCAAGGAGGCCCTCTACTCTTCCTCTAGCAGGGAGAGCAGCTCCCTCAGCCGCCACCTCTCTTCCACCTACCAGCGCTCCCCGCTGGCCCGGGACTCCACCACCTCCCGGACCACCGGCCACTCCCTGACCGCCTCTACCCTCCGCACCACCAAGGAGCCCGCTGAGAGCCCAGAGCCCACTCTAGGAGTCTCCGTCTCCTCTCGCCCCTCCTCTTGGTACACAACCCCCTCAGCAAGACGGGAGGCCCGGGACTCCAGCCCCCCTCCCTCCGTGCCAACCGCCACCCCCAGGACAACCCCGGAGGGTGGCGAGGCATCCGATGGACGTCGCTCCACCCGCCGTCTCCTCTCCCGCCTCTTCTCTCGGCGCTCCAGCCAGGACTCCAGTGGCTCCAGCTCTGGCTCCGCCTCCCGCTCCTTCGACTCGGCCGAGGACAGCCCTGTCTTTGGAGAAGGCCCCAGCCACGCCCCCGTGGCTACCAGTGAGGAGAGCGTCCGACCCGTGAGCGTGGAACCTGTTCCCAGAGGATCTGACGCGGCCCAGGCCTTTGCCTTCCTGAGGCATCACAGACAGGGCCTGTCCCCGGTCCAGGAGGGCCAGCCCCAGCGTACCCCGGAGCCCCTGGAGGCCTGGAGAGGTGTtggaagtagtagtagtacttcAGGTTCCTCCTGGCTGTCGTCTTCCATCCAGACCCGCtgcactcctctcttctcccgcCGTAGAAGAGAAGGACGGGACGAAAGCGCTCGCCTGGCGTCCGGCGCCGACGAGGATTACCGTGGTACCCAGTTCCCCCTCAGGAGGAGAGACACCCCCGAGGCCAAGGCTGACgaagatgaggatgatgatgaggaagaCGAAGAGGAAGTTGCGGCGGCAGCCTCGGGGGCAGTGGGCGCTAGCGCCGCCCTACAGGAGGAGTTGAGAGACATGGCGGGGAGTAGTCAGCGTTTGGCGAGGTTCATGAGCAACCCGCTGTTCCGCGTCCACGACAACGTCATGATCGCCGTGGACATGACGGGTGCCGCCAGGAGCCAACCGGAGGGCCAGGAGAAGCCCACCTCCTCCAGAGACCCTGAGAGACTGAGGAAGATCCAGGAGAGGTGGGGATGCTGTCTGGGGAGTGGGCTCAACCTGCATGCTTATTGTGTCCCACCCCCTGTTGTACATAGCACTGTCCATGTGTTGTCCATCGTCTATATTGTGGCCACGCTCCTCTTGTCATTCAAATGCCTCTTTTGAATGGACCAATGCTTTAATTATTTTACTCAGTTATTTTTCTCTGATTTGAATGGTTGATATCTGTAGAtaaacctttctctctctctcccatgtaGCCTGCTGTTGGAGGACTCTGACGAGGAGGAAGGGGACCTGTGTCGTATTTGCCAAATGGGTGAGGAGTCTCCCTCCAACCCTCTGATCGAGCCCTGCCGCTGCACAGGCAGCCTGCAGTATGTTCACCAGGACTGCATCAAGAAGTGGCTGCGTTCCAAAATCAGCTCAGGTAAGACTTATTTTCCTCTCTGACCTCAACAAATGACTTCTTCCCCTCGGTGTATTATGCATTTATCGCACATCCTTGCCGTCTTTCGCTCTTGTCCAGGCACTAATCTGGATGCCATCACCACGTGTGAGCTCTGTAAAGAAAAGCTGCACCTGAACATTGAGAACTTTGACATCAACGAGCTACACAGGACACATGAGAAGGTAACCCCAGACAGTCCTCTCCTAGTCAGCCATTATCTAACTGTTAAGACTGTGAAATGGGGAAATGCTCCGTTGAGAATCTCTCCTGTGCTGCTCAATCAGCTGTAGAATATCAGAATGGGACACTAAAGACAACTGTTCCGTAAAACGTTAAGGTTTAACCTCCTAGGACCCAGTCCTAACTTGAGCTTAACGCATATCTGCAGTTTAAGTGACCGcttccttcctttctttctcaTCCTGTCCAGTCTGAGTATGAGTTCATCAGTTGTGGCCTTTACCTGGTGGTGTTGCTTCACCTGTGTGAGCAGAGGTTCTCTGATGTGCTAGGAGCTGCCAACGACGCCGGGGTAAGAACCCACCCCTACAGTCGACACCATGCAAAACAAATTCTAAACCTCAGTCAGTTACACTGGGTGCAGACGTCATTTTGAATGTTAAGCCCAAGGTTCTTCTTTGGCTGCATAATTCACTTACTATTGTATTGGGGGGGGAAATACTTAATTCAAATGTAGTAGGATTCagtgtttaaaaaaacaaaacattttccccTTCTTTCGCTCAGTTTTTCAACCTGGCGAGAACCCTTCACGAACACATGGACAATCTTGAAAGTATGTTCTTGAATAATTTCTCCCCAATGCTGTGTACACGTTTTAGTAACTTGATATGAGGCTGTTAGTCAAACTACCCCCCCTGCCCCCTGCCACTCTTAATGAATTGATGGGTAAGTATTTGATTATATTCACCTCTGATGTTAAAGGCCCATACGTGTGAAAGTACAAATGCATTTCCACACGTAGCATGATGAGCTCTGCACATATTTTTGTTGCCCAGCAACACTGCTGTGAATAATTACCCGTCAGTTAGCTATGCACAAGGTCCTCTCAGTAGAGGTTATTAGATGGTTTGATATCATGGTGTGCATTGCAGTATTCATCACTGACAATTAAATGGTCTTACTATTTTACTTTTGAATACGTTCTAAACTAAAAGATACTTTTTGCAGCTGTTTattcaaaaataaataatgaaattgACTGCTAATAAACTAGTGTCTGATTTTGACTGATCATTTTTCCCTCCGCTGCAGGCTCTTATGGGGAATTGGACGAAGAGGTGGTTGATACCCGGCCATCAATCGATTTCTGTGACCTCGATGAAGACCTGGAAGAGGAGTACAATTGACCGAAAGAAAGAGCAAAGGGAATATGGAAAaatagattggggggggggggggggggggcaagcagAAGAATTACCTGCCAGAGCTCTGTTTCAGCTCATGTGATTTTACTGAGTGCAATGGCTTGTGAGATTTGTTTTAATGCCAAGTAGCTGGGAAGTCACTCCTGATGTAGAGGTAACGATGTCATAGATATGCGGACTGACTTTGAAGTGAACCGAGGTGAGGAAATGCtttattacccccccccccccctgttaaTTTCCCCTTCCTTTAGGTCTCCAGATTTCAGTGTGCTTTATTCTGTTAAAATGCAAGATGTCTTTTTGAACCTATTATACCACGAGTGCTTTAAATGTTTACTGATGTACAAAAGCAGATCTGGCCACCGTGGTGAGATATTGTGTtaattaaaaaatttaaaaaaaatctgtatatCCTGAACAGGACACTGGCTCATTAGTTTAGCGGGTTGGGAGAAAGGAAAGGGCTCTGTTTAGGGAAGAATATATCAACAAGTGGCAAATTATTCCCTTTACTCTTTCTTTTCCTTTTTGAAGTTTTTCAAAAAGTGATTTGAAAGTGACAACTTTACTTTTTACAGCTGAATAATTGACAGTTTGTTCTGTTTTCAATGTCTGCGGTATGAAAATGCTATTTTGCTTGGCCCTAAAACTTGTTTTCATTTAATTATTGCAATAAAGTTTTGAATGCACATGTGTTTGCAGGCAACATTTCATTCAACAAAACTGAACAAGGACAATGAAGTTAATATAGGAAGTAGGGTTAAAAATCTGTAAATGTGTAAGCTATTTCAACAACTGTTGCTCAAAAACCTTTATGGTTTAAAAAGAAGACGGGGAGATTCTCAATTGAGGTAAACTCCACCCTCTTCTCTGTGACTCGGTAAGTGGTCGCCATATGTAGAAGTGGCAATTCGTTAATGGAGGAATTTGCTCCTCGATAGCCGCCTCTACCGTGTATCCTACTGAGAAGAGTTTTGTAATCTGCCTCACCCCCTtcagaattatatatttttttaaggctAAAACATGTTTAAACGATACACTAGTCATCTTTATAAAAATGTCTGGCACAACTAGCTAAATTTGTATTTACCACTTTATACATTTTGGGATTCCTCCTGTAAATGTAATTTGCATGTGCTAGTGGTGTCTCGTTTCATTAAACTGCATTTGTTTCCTGGACCAGGTAGTTGAGCAAAATCAATCTCCCAAACTTTTTTTTGTGAAGTGTTATTGGCAAGATTTGAAGCTGTGACCTGGTCCCTTTCCCAGTGCCTTGTCCGCTGCACTAGGGGTGTGAACGGAGATTGTGCCGTCAACAGATTTGAAGCTGTTCAAAGTCAGGTTAGAAGATTAGACGTAATTTGTTTATAATGTTCGGTACGGTTGGAAACAAGTCACAATTGGGATTTGAACAAGTAACTTTGCAGTTCACAACCTGTATGTAATGTCCTCTAACCTACCAACCTGTGTGTAATGCCCTCCAACCTACCAACCTATATGTAATGCCCTCCAACCTACCAACCTGTATGTAATGCCCTCTAACCTACCAACCTGTATGTAATGCCCTCCAACCTACCAACCTGTATGTAATGCCCTCCAACCTACCAACCTGTATGTAATGCCCTCCAACCTACCAACCTGTATGTAATGCCCTCTAACCTACCAACCTGTATGTAATGCCCTCCAACCTACCAACCTGTATGTAATGCCCTCCAACCTACCAACCTGTATGTAATGCCCTCCAACCTACCAACCTGTATGTAATGCCCTCCAACCTACCAACCTGTATGTAATGCCCTCCAACCTACCAACCTGTATGTAATGCCCTCCAACCTACCAACCTGTATGTAATGTCCTCTAACCTACCAACCTGTATGTAATGCCCTCCAACCTACCAACCTGTATGTAATGCCCTCCAACCTACCAACCTGTATGTAATGCCCTCCAACCTACCAACCTGTATGTAATGTCCTCTAACCTACCAACCTGTATGTAATGCCCTCCAACCTACCAACCTGTATGTAATGCCCTCCAACCTACCAACCTGTATGTAATGCCCTCTAACCTACCAACCTGTATGTAATGCCCTCCCACCTACCAACCTGTATGTAATGCCCTCCAACCTACCAACCTGTATGTAATGCCCTCCAACCTGTATGTAATGCCCTCCAACCTACCAACCTGTATGTAATGCCCTCCAACCTGTATGTAATGCCCTCCAACCTGTATGTAATGCCCTCCAACCTGTATGTAATGCCCTCCAACCTGTATGTAATGCCCTCCAACCTGTATGTAATGCCCTCCAACCTACCAACCTGTATGTAATGCCCTCCAACCTGTATGTAATGCCCTCCAACCTACCAACCTGTATGTAATGCCCTCCAACCTGTATGTAATGCCCTCCAACCTGTATGTAATGCCCTCCAACCTGTATGTAATGCCCTCCAACCTGTATGTAATGCCCTCCAACCTACCAACCGTAAGCCTTTTATTTTTTCTACATCTGTATACTCGGCCCACTGAGCTTTCATCCAACCAATCACATTAGTTCAGTCTAAGTCAGAGCTTCCCTCATCACAAGGTCGTGTTCCTCTGCTCAGGTGTTGTGGATGCATACCAGATCTTACATGCCTGGATAGGGTTTTCACGTATCGGCTAACCACATGCTCTAGCAGTCTGGTGCCCGGTTACACAGTTGATGTGGCACGGAACGATTGGTTAACGCATGCgatgtctgagcaggggaacgcaaCCCTTGATTGAGGCAGGGATTCAATCCAAGTTGTAGAGCAGCTCTGTAGCGCCTTGAATTAGGGAAGCTCCTTTGCAGAATTCCAGAGCTTTTTTAATTATTCCTTATGTCCTTGCCTCCAAACAAAGTTCATACAAGTTATTGTGGTAGGTCAGTGATATCCACGTCTGACATCTATTCATttcctcaacaacaaaaataacaggACTCAGCCCTTAAAGACAAACCTATTTTATTGGAAGACCATTTCTATTACTGTATTTGACCAGAGTGGAGTGGATGGTCTGCTTGAGACCAAAATGTAGATATGAAGATACTGTTGAACATTTTGGCAATGGTAATCGTAGTCAAAAAGCATTGTTGCAAGGCAGATCCAAATAAAGTCTAGAGGAATGCCCAGTTTATCGACATTCACAAGATTCAAAAAACATCTTTGGTTTAGATTCTCCATAATAAAGTTGAAAAAAAGGCAATTTAAATATTTACAAAGCATTTACAGCAGCTGCGTGTGCAGTTTGAGGCCTCAGCAAGTAGCGACCTTTGAAAACACAAACCCACAAATTAACACCCCTAAAACGTCAACTCCCAAACAAGACAACTATTGTGCTTGAACGTGGCAGAAACAACTGCTAAGGCATTATTCACGATAAAACGTTTCAATTTAAAGTGCAAACGTTCTCAGTAGTTTGAGCGCATAGGAGAGGAAGGTTATagtcataatgacaaagagaatgTACCTAAGGCATTTACAGTTGGAATGAATTGCATGTAGTTCAAATGGGAATGCATGCCACTATCCAAATTGTCTAAGGATGTCTGTGTTGGACTGCATTAGCTAGAGTGCCTGTATTAGACCTTAAATTACTTAAAAAATGATGAAAATATGGCACGCTAATAAAGATTATAGTTCTGTTCATGAAAGTGCCATGATGCGGTTGTTTCGTCTTTCGTCAATGACCATCGGTGAAAAGGACGTCTTCCTCCATTACAAAATAATCACAAACAAAGAGTGAAAACAGAAAAACATCAGTGCTTACGAGAAGGAAAAATACCCTGGCAACAAGCATCATGTACCCACAAAGTCCATCAACACTGCAGCAACTGTTCAATGTGGCAGCTCTTTCTCTAAAATAATCATAAAGTTAATTAAAACATTATTAGGTAAAAAAAACTACTAAAATGCTAGTTTGGGGATTTTCAAAATCCTTTTGCCAATATTTACAATGTCACAGAAAATGCTAAAAAAGCCTGCTTGGGAatttatacaaataaataaagtTGTCTTTTAAAATGAAAAGGCAGCCGGGTTTCAGTTTGCTGCATAATAATATTTCCATACTGAATAATGTAGGCAAATAACTGCTTCTTTAAGCTGCATAGTTAGAAGTTAAGACAAGTCTCACTCTGCATCTATAATACTAGTGCTGTCAGCATCATCGATGGTTCTCCTGTAGCGCACGGTGGAGTTGAATCTGGCCCTGCTCTTCTTATAAACCACGAAGCCGATGGCCGCCAGGAGGGCGGTGAGGACGACCAGGAAGAAGACCAGAGCCACCGGGACGTTCCCTGACCCTGGAGACAACACAGCCAGTCAGAAACACATCTCCAAACTGGCCAAGAAAGTCCCTGTTTCAAGCACATCAATGTTTACAAATATATAATGACCATAACCATTGCGAAGCCGGGGAAATCTATGAGCCATATGCAATCAACTCGTGTTACATGCATTAGCTTGGAGCGGTCACCAGAGCATGCTGCTATCCACATAGTAAAAAAAAGTATGGATGAGTTGGGACTGGTGAACCATTGCGCTTTAGTACTCACGTGCTGGTACTTTGCAGACGATGCGGCTGTGGCTGTCCTTGCAGCTGACTCTGCTCCAGATGCCTCCGTCTGCAGACACCATGACAGCACAGGAGTTCTGCTGGGTCGCTGTCTTCACCCCACTAGCAGAACCCTTGGTCTCCCAGTTAGAGAAGGCCAGAGAGGAACCGTCCACCCAGCCCACTGGCTGACCTGGAAGACAGGAAACACAGATGCATTACTGATTCTATTCTGAGTTAAAATAGactactgtaatttccggactattaagcgcacctgaatataagccgcacccactgaattaaaaaatatatattattttgaacataaataagccgcacatgtctataagccgcaggtgcctaccggtacattgaaacaaatgaactttacacaggctttaacgaaacacgtcttgtaacaaaaataaataggctttaacgaaacacggcttgcaacaaaaaaaaataggctttaacgaaacacggcttgtaacaaaaataaataggctttaacgaaacacggcttgcaacaaaaaaatataggctttaacgaaacacggcttgtaacaaaaataaataggctttaacgaaacacggcttgtaacaaaaaattcaaaatttgcagtaaacagtagcctaccaagaaagtaattgctccagaccaagctcccgtgcagcaactctatttccttttccaacagacagatcaatcgccttcaacttgaaagctgcattaaatgcatttctctgtgtgtttgccatgatgagggtgacaaaatgactaccataaTTAGAATGATGGGAaatttgagagcgctcgatttaatctaaacagtaaacaaaaaagtttttgaccttaacctgttcggcaatttcattggtctaatgaaagcttcatgccgccaaaaaactgagcacgtcacagaatgtgttttttttttgaaagcgggaaaaatccatatattagccgcgtcattgtttaagccgcgaggttcaaagcgtgggtaaaaagtagcggcttatagtccggaaactACGGTACTTTATTtgagtataatgtactgtattggcATGTAGAATTTTTATGTATTTTAAAGTGCCTGACTTTCCAAATGAAGTGCACACAGAACTTCCTAGGATCGAGCATACTGTCCAATATATATATCATGTCTAATAACATCCGTATACAGTAATAAGTAACAAGCCTATCCTATTGTACTGGTCAGGTCAGTTTACCTTGTTTGTCCAGGTCCATGCCGAGCCACACCCTACTGGTGATGAGAGGGTTGTCTGCCATGTAGCCAGAGACAAAGTCATTCTCCTCTTTGGTCATTATGGTCAGAAGCTGTGCATCTGTCAATCAAAGGCAAAAAGAAGGCATACATGCACTGTACTGTAAGTAAGAAACCACCTGATTTGATCGTGGTgtaataattaagcaataaggcctgaggggggtgtggtatatggccaatctaccacggctaagggctgttcttatgcacgacacaacgcagagtgcctggatgtagcccttagccgtggtatattagccatgtactacaaacccccaaggtgccttattgctattataaactggttaccaatgtaattagaataatcatttggagggtgcttatatttgtcctgttacacacaGGTCGataatggaaatgtgttttttttttgcatatcccaactccccctgagaacCGCAGGGAGTAGGGTAATGGCCTGGGTCGCCATTGTACAGCACTACTGGAGCAATTAGGGCTAAGtaccttgcttaagggcacagcGACAGATATgatttcatatttattttaccttgtcagctccggtTTTGGAacctgcaacctttcagttactggtccaatgctctaacctcgaaggctacctgccgctccaacaGTAAAAAGTCATTTGTCATACCCTTGGTATACTGTAAGGACTGATATACCacgactgtcagccaatcagtattcagggctcgagccacccagtttataatatctgATATACAACAGCTTTCAGATAATCAGCATCCAGGAACCAAACTACCCGGTTTATAAGAGTAAATATGAAATACTTGTATTTAATCAGGTTGGTTATAGGGAAACCCTTCTCTTACCATAACAACCTAACCCAAGATGCTGCAATAATGTAATGTTCAACGCAACTTATATACAATAACACAGAAATATATACGTGTCAAATAGGAGAGATAGTGGGTGGCTTACCAAGCCTTTCACAGATGCTCTTGGCATCCTCCATGCTGTACACAGAGTAGTTATAGAAGGTCATGTCAAAAGCATAGCAGTGGTCCTGGTGCTCAACCCACTTAGACGAGCCACTGTTCTGAGGGCAGTTGTTGGCCAGCTGGGGAGCTGCGAGGTTCGATCCTGATtcagacaaacaaacacagatgACATCAGAGGGATTTATTTTATGGGATCTTAAAAGATTGGTGTGTATACTATGCAAAAAAA includes:
- the LOC115179466 gene encoding E3 ubiquitin-protein ligase MARCH7 isoform X1, with the translated sequence MDSKPRRLPFTVSSTTSSYSSSSSPSSLGSSRLYGRTSVLNSDRLSRVTPLKPDLDHQSSRFLSSTRNYSSSDSRHSSWKSPLTTSSVSYDRSWAESSLSSRSKLTDSERRLGTYSGLLSNTTDDGDTKRAKLSYTNRAAYTRSPSSSVTGSSYSSSVLNRDSDSSSWKSYRPLSRSSSSSSSSSSSSEPLWSRRELEKRTEGRSLSSVADTSYRSSGLSSSLYWPDRVTSTYAQGARPKEALYSSSSRESSSLSRHLSSTYQRSPLARDSTTSRTTGHSLTASTLRTTKEPAESPEPTLGVSVSSRPSSWYTTPSARREARDSSPPPSVPTATPRTTPEGGEASDGRRSTRRLLSRLFSRRSSQDSSGSSSGSASRSFDSAEDSPVFGEGPSHAPVATSEESVRPVSVEPVPRGSDAAQAFAFLRHHRQGLSPVQEGQPQRTPEPLEAWRGVGSSSSTSGSSWLSSSIQTRCTPLFSRRRREGRDESARLASGADEDYRGTQFPLRRRDTPEAKADEDEDDDEEDEEEVAAAASGAVGASAALQEELRDMAGSSQRLARFMSNPLFRVHDNVMIAVDMTGAARSQPEGQEKPTSSRDPERLRKIQESLLLEDSDEEEGDLCRICQMGEESPSNPLIEPCRCTGSLQYVHQDCIKKWLRSKISSGTNLDAITTCELCKEKLHLNIENFDINELHRTHEKSEYEFISCGLYLVVLLHLCEQRFSDVLGAANDAGALMGNWTKRWLIPGHQSISVTSMKTWKRSTIDRKKEQREYGKIDWGGGGGGQAEELPARALFQLM
- the LOC115179466 gene encoding E3 ubiquitin-protein ligase MARCH7 isoform X2, coding for MDSKPRRLPFTVSSTTSSYSSSSSPSSLGSSRLYGRTSVLNSDRLSRVTPLKPDLDHQSSRFLSSTRNYSSSDSRHSSWKSPLTTSSVSYDRSWAESSLSSRSKLTDSERRLGTYSGLLSNTTDDGDTKRAKLSYTNRAAYTRSPSSSVTGSSYSSSVLNRDSDSSSWKSYRPLSRSSSSSSSSSSSSEPLWSRRELEKRTEGRSLSSVADTSYRSSGLSSSLYWPDRVTSTYAQGARPKEALYSSSSRESSSLSRHLSSTYQRSPLARDSTTSRTTGHSLTASTLRTTKEPAESPEPTLGVSVSSRPSSWYTTPSARREARDSSPPPSVPTATPRTTPEGGEASDGRRSTRRLLSRLFSRRSSQDSSGSSSGSASRSFDSAEDSPVFGEGPSHAPVATSEESVRPVSVEPVPRGSDAAQAFAFLRHHRQGLSPVQEGQPQRTPEPLEAWRGVGSSSSTSGSSWLSSSIQTRCTPLFSRRRREGRDESARLASGADEDYRGTQFPLRRRDTPEAKADEDEDDDEEDEEEVAAAASGAVGASAALQEELRDMAGSSQRLARFMSNPLFRVHDNVMIAVDMTGAARSQPEGQEKPTSSRDPERLRKIQESLLLEDSDEEEGDLCRICQMGEESPSNPLIEPCRCTGSLQYVHQDCIKKWLRSKISSGTNLDAITTCELCKEKLHLNIENFDINELHRTHEKSEYEFISCGLYLVVLLHLCEQRFSDVLGAANDAGFFNLARTLHEHMDNLESSYGELDEEVVDTRPSIDFCDLDEDLEEEYN